Below is a window of Leisingera sp. S132 DNA.
CACCCCCGACTGGATGAACACGGTGAACCCCAAGACCTGGGCGGAGCATCTGGCGCAGGCCTTCCTCGCCCGGGGCGGCCGCATAGACACCGCTGCGGTGACCGCCTTGCGCAGCGAGGGCGGAAAGACCCTAGCCCAGACCAAGGACGGCCCGGTCCCAGCCGCGCAGATCGTGGTCGCTTGCGGGGCCTGGTCTCACCACCTCGCCCGCACCCTGGGGGAACATATTCCGCTGGAAACCGAGCGCGGCTACAACACCACCCTGCCCCCCGGCGCCTTTGGCCTGAAAACCCATCTGACCTTCCCGGCGCACGGCTTTGTCGTCACAAGGATCAGCGGCGGCGTGCGGGTCGGCGGTGCGGTGGAGCTGGGCGGGCTGAAACTGCCGCCGAACTACCGCCGCGCGGATATCCTGCTGCAGAAGGCCAAGCAATTCCTGCCGGACCTCGACACCTCGGGCGGCACCCAGTGGATGGGCTTCCGCCCCTCGATGCCCGACAGCCTGCCGGTGATCAGCCGCTCCGCCCGCGCGGAGGGCGTGATCTATGCCTTCGGCCACGGCCATCTGGGCCTGACCCAGGCCGCCGGCACCGCCGAGCTGGCAGCCGCACTGGCCGCAAACACCCCCGCCGCGCTGCCGATGCAGCCCTATGCCGCCACAAGATTCTGATCCGCCGCTGACCCGCAATTGAAAGGAGCCGCGCCATGAAGATCACCCAGCTCACCGTCTACCAGGTCGATCTGCCGCTGAAGGAAGGCCGCTACAGCTGGTCGAACGGCAATTATGTCGACGTCTTTGACAGCACCGTTCTGGAAATCAGCACCGACGAAGGGCTGACGGGCTATGCCGAGTGCTGCCCGCTGGGCTCCGCCTATCTGCCCTCCTTCGCGCGCGGCGTGCGCGCCGGGCTGGCCGAACTGGCGCCGCATCTGATCGGGCAGGACCCGCTGAACCTGACCCGGATCAACCGCACCATGGACGCCGCCCTGCGCGGCCACCCCTATGCCAAGGCGCCGGTCGACATTGCCTGCTGGGATATCTTGGGCAAGGCCACCGGCCAGCCGGTTTACACTCTGCTGGGCGGCGCCGCGCAGGACGATGTGGTGCTCTACCGCGCCATCAGCCAGGAGGACCCGGACACCATGGCCCGCAAGATCGAAGGCTACGCCGCCGAGGGCTACACCAAGTTCCAGCTGAAGGTCGGCGGCGAAGCCAACGACGACATCGACCGCATCCATGCCACCCGTGCCGTGCTGAAGAAATCCGACCTGCTGGTGGCCGACGCCAACACCGGCTGGACCAGGCACGAGGCGGCGCGGGTGGTGGGCGCCATCGCGGGCCTCGACGTCTATGTGGAGCAGCCCTGCCTGACCTACGAGGAATGCGTCTCAATCCGCCGCCGCACCGCGCTGCCCTTTGTGATGGACGAGGTGATCGACACCCCCAACACGCTGGTGCGCGGCATTGCCGAGGACGCAATGGACGTGATCAACCTCAAAATCTCCAAGGTCGGCGGCCTGAGCAAAGCAAGGCTGATGCGCGATCTCTGCGTGGCGCATGGCATTCCGATGACCATAGAGGACACCTGGGGCGGCGACATCACCACCGCCGCCATTGCCCATCTGGCCCGCTCCACCCCGGAGGAGTTCACCTTCTCCGCCACCGACTTCAACAGCTATGGCACCGTTGACATTGCCCGCGGCGCGCCCAAGCGTGTGAACGGGCGGATGACCGCCCCCGATGAACCCGGCCTGGGAGTGACCCCGATCTTCGAGGCCCTGGGTGAACCGGTTGCCCGCTATTCCTGAGGAGGCCTGCGGATGCGCAGCAGCAAAACCATCCATGTGATCTCTGCCCATGCAGAGGGTGAGGTGGGCGATGTCATTGTCGGCGGCGTCGCCCCACCACCCGGAGACACCCTGTGGGAGCAGCGCTCCTTCATCGACCGCGACCAGACCCTGCGCAACTTCGTCCTGAACGAACCCCGCGGCGGCGTGTTCCGCCATGTGAACCTCCTGGTGCCGCCCAAGCACCCGGAGGCCGACATGGGCTTCATCATCATGGAGCCGGAATACACCCCGCCGATGTCCGGCTCCAATTCGATCTGCGTCTCCACCGTTCTGCTGGACGGGGGCATCCTGCCGATGCAGGAGCCGGAAACCCATCTGGTACTGGAGGCCCCCGGCGGTCTGGTGCGGGTGCGCGCCGAATGCAGGAACGGCAAGACAGAACGGATCTTCGTGCAGAACGTGCCCAGCTTCGCCGGAGAGATTGGCGCGTCGCTGGAGCTGCCGGGCATCGGCACCCTGACAGTGGACACCGCCTATGGCGGCGACAGTTTCGTGGTGGTTCAGGCCGCCGATCTGGGGCTGGAAATCACAGAGGCAAACGCCAAACAGATCGCCCAGCTCGGCACCCGCATTCTAGAGGCCGCCAACACGCAGCTCGGCTTCAGTCACCCGGAGAACCCGGACTGGAACCACATCTCCTTCTGCGCCTTCTGCGGCCCGCTGGAACAGACGGAGACCGGCCTCAGCAGCCGCTCCGCTGTCGCTATCCAGCCGGGCAAGGTGGACCGTTCCCCCACCGGCACCGCGGTCTCTGCCCGCATGGCGCTGATGCTGGCCAAAGGGCAGATGACGCCGGACCAGGCCTTTGAGGCCGTATCCATCATCGGCTCCCGCTTTGCCGGACGGATCGTGGAACAGACCACCGTCGGCGGGCGCGCGGCGATCATTCCGGAACTCAGCGGCCGCGGCTGGATCACCGGCATCCACCAGCACATGCTGGACCCGGACGACCCCTGGCCCGGCGGCTACCGCCTCAGCGACACCTGGGGCGCCTGACGGTCCGGTTTTTGGATACAAAAACCGGCTGCGGGGCCGCAGCGGCCATTCCCGGTGCAAAACCGGGCCAATTGCTTGAAGAAACGGGACGGACCCTCTAGCGTATCCAAAATACGATCAACTGATTTCACGAGGCCCCCATGGCAGGCAAACGCGCCGTTACCCGCAGCTCCCTCCCGGAAGTGATTGCCAACGACCTGCGCGAACGCATCCTGAGCGGTGAACTGGCAGAGGGCGAAACCATCCGGCAGGAAGCGCTGGCAGAAGAATACGCCGTCTCCCGCATGCCGATCCGCGAGGCGCTGAAACGGCTGGACGCCGAGGGCCTGGTGCAATTCACCAACAACCGCGGCGCCTCTGTCACCAAGCATTCGCTGCGCGAGATTGCCGAGATCTTTGACTTGCGCATCCTGCTGGAGGTGGACCTGTTCCGCCGGGCGATCCCGGCGATGACGGCACAGGATTTCACCCGCTGCACCCGGATCCTCGATGACATGGACGCGTCTTATGACGCCAACGACGTGGCCAAATGGGGCGCACTCAATCACAAGTACCACTCAGCACTCTATGCCGCGGCGGACCGCAAGCTCACTAACGAGGTGCTGCAGGGCATCAGCCTGCACTCTGACCGCTTCATCCGGATGCACCTCAGCGTGATGCAGCAGCGCGAGCCCGCCAAGAAGGAGCACCGCGACCTCCTGGACCTGGCCCAGGCCCGCGATGTGGAGGGCGCCTGCGCCGCGCTGACCCATCACATCTCCCGCACCAAGGAGGAACTGCTGTCGCTGGTCGCAGAACACCGCGCCACTGCCGACAGCTAACCCGCCCTTTCCCGGCTTTTGACACCCGGTCTGCCCGGTTTTCTCCGGCCTGCATCTTGCACAATCCGTATTTTGTATCCATTATCCTGTATAAATATTTACCCGCTGCCCGGCAGCATCAGACAGAGGCCCACCCATGTTCACACCGCACGGAAACCACCTGATTGCTGGCGCCTGGGTGCCCGGCGACACCCGCTTCGCCTCCGCCCCCGCCAGCGGCCCCAGCCACGATTTCTCGGTTGGCCGCATCAGCGACGTCAGCGCCGCGGTCACGGCGGCAGAGGACGCCTTTGCCAGCTACGGCAACACCAGCCGGGCCGACCGCGCCGCATTCCTCAACGCCATCGCCGATGAGATTGAGGCCCGCGCGGAAGACATCACCGCCATCGGCACCCAGGAAACCGGTCTGCCCGAGGCCCGCCTGCAGGGCGAACGCGGGCGCACCACGGGCCAGCTGCGCACCTTTGCCGAACATATCCTGAAGGGTGACTACCTCGACCGCCGCTATGACGCCGCGCTGCCGGACCGCGGCCCCCTGCCCCGCCCCGACCTGCGGATGATGCAGCGCCCGCTGGGGCCTGTCGCGGTCTTCGGCGCTTCCAACTTCCCGCTCGCCTTCTCCACCGCCGGCGGCGACACCGCCGCGGCACTGGCGGCGGGCTGCCCGGTGGTGGTCAAGGGCCACAGCGCCCACCCCGGCACCGGCGAGATCGTCGCCGAAGCCGTGCTTGCCGCGATCACCAGATGCAACATCCACCCCGGCGTCTTCAGCCTGATCCAGGGCGGCAGCCGCGCGGTCGGCGCGGCGCTGGTGCAGCACCCGCTGATCAAGGCGGTGGGCTTCACCGGCTCCCTCGCAGGCGGCCGCGCCCTCTTTGACCTCTGCGCCGCCCGGCCCGAGCCGATCCCCTTCTTCGGTGAACTCGGGTCCGTGAACCCGATGTTCATCCTCGCCGCCGCGCTCGCCAATCGCGGCGCGGAAATCGCCACCGGCTGGGCCGCCTCGCTGACCATGGGCGCGGGCCAGTTCTGCACCAACCCCGGCATCGCCGTGCTGCGCGCCGGCGCCGAGGCCGACCGTTTCATCGACACCGCCACCGCCTCCCTGTCAGCGGTCGCCCCCCAGACCATGCTGACCGAAGGCATCGCCAGCGCCTACCAGGACGGCCAGCGCCGCGTCGCCGCCACCGCGGGCGTGCGCGAACTGCTGACCACCAGCTGCAACACCCGCACCGCCGCGCCCTACCTCTATGTGACTGAGGCCCGCACCTGGCTGGAGAACGAGATCCTGGCCGAGGAGGTCTTTGGCCCGCTGGGTCTGGTGATCACTGCCGGGAGCGACGCCGAGATGCTGGAAATCGCCCGCGCGCTGCAGGGCCAGCTGACCTGCACCCTGCATCTGGATCAGGCTGACACCGCCCAGGGCCAGGCCCTGCTGCCGGTGCTGGAGCGCAAGGCGGGCCGGGTGCTGGCCAACGGCTTCCCCACCGGGGTTGAGGTTTCCGACACCATGGTCCACGGCGGCCCCTACCCGGCCTCCACCAACTTCGGCGCGACGTCGGTGGGCAC
It encodes the following:
- a CDS encoding FAD-binding oxidoreductase, which produces MTAKDTDDILVIGAGIIGLSAALELQKQGRRVRILDRKGVAAEASAASAGAFAFTDIVPLATPGIMRKAPKWLLDPLGPLSVPPAYALQIAPWMLRFWRASWRSRYQAALQTQVLLMAHSRAALERQIADVEGEPLMQREGQLQLYEGESAFRAALPDWELRREHGIRFDLLRSPAAIAEVQPGLAPRFTHAAFTPDWMNTVNPKTWAEHLAQAFLARGGRIDTAAVTALRSEGGKTLAQTKDGPVPAAQIVVACGAWSHHLARTLGEHIPLETERGYNTTLPPGAFGLKTHLTFPAHGFVVTRISGGVRVGGAVELGGLKLPPNYRRADILLQKAKQFLPDLDTSGGTQWMGFRPSMPDSLPVISRSARAEGVIYAFGHGHLGLTQAAGTAELAAALAANTPAALPMQPYAATRF
- a CDS encoding cis-3-hydroxy-L-proline dehydratase; translated protein: MKITQLTVYQVDLPLKEGRYSWSNGNYVDVFDSTVLEISTDEGLTGYAECCPLGSAYLPSFARGVRAGLAELAPHLIGQDPLNLTRINRTMDAALRGHPYAKAPVDIACWDILGKATGQPVYTLLGGAAQDDVVLYRAISQEDPDTMARKIEGYAAEGYTKFQLKVGGEANDDIDRIHATRAVLKKSDLLVADANTGWTRHEAARVVGAIAGLDVYVEQPCLTYEECVSIRRRTALPFVMDEVIDTPNTLVRGIAEDAMDVINLKISKVGGLSKARLMRDLCVAHGIPMTIEDTWGGDITTAAIAHLARSTPEEFTFSATDFNSYGTVDIARGAPKRVNGRMTAPDEPGLGVTPIFEALGEPVARYS
- a CDS encoding trans-3-hydroxy-L-proline dehydratase encodes the protein MRSSKTIHVISAHAEGEVGDVIVGGVAPPPGDTLWEQRSFIDRDQTLRNFVLNEPRGGVFRHVNLLVPPKHPEADMGFIIMEPEYTPPMSGSNSICVSTVLLDGGILPMQEPETHLVLEAPGGLVRVRAECRNGKTERIFVQNVPSFAGEIGASLELPGIGTLTVDTAYGGDSFVVVQAADLGLEITEANAKQIAQLGTRILEAANTQLGFSHPENPDWNHISFCAFCGPLEQTETGLSSRSAVAIQPGKVDRSPTGTAVSARMALMLAKGQMTPDQAFEAVSIIGSRFAGRIVEQTTVGGRAAIIPELSGRGWITGIHQHMLDPDDPWPGGYRLSDTWGA
- a CDS encoding GntR family transcriptional regulator, whose translation is MAGKRAVTRSSLPEVIANDLRERILSGELAEGETIRQEALAEEYAVSRMPIREALKRLDAEGLVQFTNNRGASVTKHSLREIAEIFDLRILLEVDLFRRAIPAMTAQDFTRCTRILDDMDASYDANDVAKWGALNHKYHSALYAAADRKLTNEVLQGISLHSDRFIRMHLSVMQQREPAKKEHRDLLDLAQARDVEGACAALTHHISRTKEELLSLVAEHRATADS
- a CDS encoding aldehyde dehydrogenase (NADP(+)); the protein is MFTPHGNHLIAGAWVPGDTRFASAPASGPSHDFSVGRISDVSAAVTAAEDAFASYGNTSRADRAAFLNAIADEIEARAEDITAIGTQETGLPEARLQGERGRTTGQLRTFAEHILKGDYLDRRYDAALPDRGPLPRPDLRMMQRPLGPVAVFGASNFPLAFSTAGGDTAAALAAGCPVVVKGHSAHPGTGEIVAEAVLAAITRCNIHPGVFSLIQGGSRAVGAALVQHPLIKAVGFTGSLAGGRALFDLCAARPEPIPFFGELGSVNPMFILAAALANRGAEIATGWAASLTMGAGQFCTNPGIAVLRAGAEADRFIDTATASLSAVAPQTMLTEGIASAYQDGQRRVAATAGVRELLTTSCNTRTAAPYLYVTEARTWLENEILAEEVFGPLGLVITAGSDAEMLEIARALQGQLTCTLHLDQADTAQGQALLPVLERKAGRVLANGFPTGVEVSDTMVHGGPYPASTNFGATSVGTLSIRRFLRPVCYQNIPEALLPEDLREG